In Serratia marcescens subsp. marcescens ATCC 13880, a single genomic region encodes these proteins:
- the rcsD gene encoding phosphotransferase RcsD yields MQNKQLTISSSNITRCFLLFIVLLTIGIGLYGYNYTNAWLAEKKYTLNSIAGSLQKRIDAYRYMTYQVYDKFGNAPAQNVDPGLQETRLRPDVYYVEKPHKKTDAVIFGSHDENTLAMIANISDYLDTRWGAKTENYAMYYLNGQDNSLSLITTQPLKELASRFRESYLTTSADERRAEMLQQANMLDERESFSDLRKQRFQNAYSFSIRTTFNQPGHLATVIAFDLPINDIIPANLARANFLLLPDDVDLDDSAIPADTVLGTHATMSGGWVEFSAALPNAPLKVVYRVSAINLAIDLLRNNIWLIAVNLLLLALSMLSIYFIRRQYIRPSENMAVELEAERALNQEIISSLPSGLLVYSFANNTVIASNKIAEHLLPHLSLQKIAHMAEQHHGVIQATVNNEVYEIRIFRSQLSPDTYLFLMHDQDKEVMVNKRLQQARREYDKNVQARKLMLHNLGIELNQPVRKMHDLVDRLHSRPDEEQQQALLGQLTAASASVLELIDNITLLTRLETQDWQPTREPFNPTAMIDELLLEALPALNQKGLALFKHFQLDVEQNYIGDANALRKVISLLVHYAIITTACGKVSLVIDHEPEHPDRLIFQINDTGSGISNEEISNLNYPFLSQTLVDRFNHGSGLTFFLCNQLCKKLNGQLDIRSKVDIGTRYTIRVAMEMEKKEPQEQEKLLDGVTALLDVTSDEVRGIVTRLLQAYGADCLVAEDRAVNRDYDVLLTDNPQRADDYTLLLATDEPGWQALDKRYIRVNYNLNGALIDAVLMLIEQQMAALEQEESPLSLSSEDIQLYEKQLKSSDYYGLFVDTVPDDVKKLYTEAGSSDFNALSQTAHRLKGVFAMLNLLPGKQLCESLEQRIAEGDAPEIENNISQIDFFVSRLLKQGSQQHE; encoded by the coding sequence ATGCAAAATAAACAATTGACCATAAGCTCCAGCAACATTACCCGCTGCTTCCTGCTGTTTATCGTGCTGCTGACGATCGGCATCGGCCTGTATGGCTACAACTACACCAACGCCTGGCTGGCGGAAAAGAAGTACACGCTGAACAGCATCGCCGGTTCGCTGCAAAAGCGTATCGATGCCTACCGCTATATGACCTATCAGGTCTATGACAAATTTGGCAATGCGCCGGCGCAGAATGTCGATCCCGGTTTGCAGGAAACCCGCCTGCGGCCCGATGTCTATTATGTCGAGAAACCGCACAAGAAAACCGACGCGGTGATCTTCGGCAGCCATGACGAAAACACGCTGGCGATGATCGCCAATATCTCGGACTACCTGGACACCCGCTGGGGCGCCAAGACCGAGAACTACGCCATGTATTACCTCAATGGTCAGGACAATAGCCTCAGCCTGATCACCACCCAGCCGCTCAAAGAGCTGGCTTCGCGCTTTCGGGAAAGCTACCTGACCACCTCGGCGGACGAACGCCGCGCCGAGATGCTGCAACAGGCCAATATGCTCGACGAACGCGAGAGCTTTTCCGACCTGCGCAAGCAGCGCTTCCAGAACGCCTATTCGTTCTCGATTCGCACCACGTTCAATCAGCCGGGGCATCTGGCGACGGTGATCGCCTTCGATTTGCCAATCAACGACATCATTCCGGCCAATCTGGCCCGCGCTAATTTCCTGCTGCTGCCGGACGATGTCGATCTCGACGATAGCGCCATCCCGGCGGACACCGTCCTCGGTACCCATGCGACGATGAGCGGTGGCTGGGTGGAGTTCAGCGCCGCTCTGCCCAATGCGCCGCTGAAGGTGGTGTATCGCGTTTCGGCCATCAATCTGGCCATCGATCTGCTGCGCAACAACATCTGGCTGATCGCAGTCAACTTGCTGCTGCTGGCGCTGTCGATGCTGAGCATCTACTTTATCCGCCGCCAGTACATTCGCCCGAGCGAAAACATGGCGGTAGAGCTGGAGGCCGAGCGCGCGCTGAATCAGGAGATCATCTCCAGCCTGCCCTCCGGCCTGCTGGTCTACAGCTTCGCCAACAATACGGTGATCGCCAGCAACAAAATCGCCGAGCACCTGCTGCCGCACCTCAGCCTGCAAAAGATCGCCCATATGGCCGAACAGCATCACGGGGTGATCCAGGCGACGGTCAACAACGAGGTGTATGAAATCCGCATTTTCCGCAGCCAGCTGTCGCCGGACACCTACCTGTTCCTGATGCACGATCAGGATAAAGAGGTGATGGTGAACAAGCGGCTGCAGCAGGCGCGGCGCGAATACGACAAAAACGTTCAGGCGCGCAAGCTGATGCTGCACAATCTTGGCATCGAGCTGAATCAGCCGGTACGCAAAATGCACGATCTGGTCGACCGTCTGCACAGCCGGCCGGATGAGGAACAACAGCAAGCTTTGCTGGGCCAGCTGACGGCGGCGTCGGCTTCGGTGCTGGAGTTGATCGATAACATCACCCTGCTGACCCGGCTGGAAACCCAGGACTGGCAACCCACGCGCGAGCCGTTCAACCCGACGGCGATGATCGACGAGTTGCTGCTGGAGGCCCTGCCTGCCCTTAATCAGAAGGGGCTGGCGCTGTTCAAGCATTTCCAGCTGGACGTCGAGCAGAACTATATCGGCGACGCCAACGCGCTGCGCAAGGTGATCTCGCTGCTGGTGCATTACGCCATTATCACCACCGCCTGCGGCAAGGTTTCTCTGGTTATCGACCATGAGCCCGAGCACCCTGACCGCCTGATTTTCCAAATCAACGACACCGGCTCCGGCATCTCCAACGAAGAGATCAGCAACCTTAACTATCCGTTCCTCAGCCAGACGCTGGTGGATCGCTTCAACCACGGTTCCGGCCTCACGTTCTTCCTGTGCAATCAGCTGTGCAAGAAGCTTAACGGCCAGTTGGACATTCGCAGCAAGGTGGATATCGGCACTCGCTACACCATTCGCGTCGCCATGGAGATGGAGAAAAAAGAGCCGCAGGAGCAGGAAAAGCTGCTCGACGGCGTCACCGCCTTGCTGGACGTTACGTCGGATGAAGTGCGCGGCATCGTGACTCGTCTGCTGCAGGCCTACGGCGCCGACTGCCTCGTCGCCGAAGATCGCGCGGTCAACCGCGATTATGACGTGCTGCTGACCGATAACCCGCAGCGCGCCGATGATTACACCCTGTTGCTGGCGACCGATGAACCGGGCTGGCAAGCGCTGGATAAACGCTACATTCGGGTGAACTATAATCTGAACGGCGCTTTAATCGACGCCGTGCTGATGCTGATCGAACAGCAAATGGCCGCGCTGGAACAGGAAGAAAGCCCGCTTTCATTGAGCTCAGAAGATATCCAACTCTATGAAAAACAATTGAAATCAAGTGATTACTATGGGCTGTTTGTCGATACAGTACCCGACGATGTCAAAAAACTGTATACTGAGGCGGGCAGCAGTGATTTCAATGCGCTGTCACAAACCGCACACCGCCTGAAAGGCGTGTTTGCCATGTTAAATCTGCTTCCCGGCAAGCAGCTGTGCGAATCGTTAGAACAGCGCATCGCAGAAGGTGATGCGCCCGAGATCGAGAATAACATCAGTCAGATTGATTTTTTCGTCAGCAGACTGCTGAAGCAAGGTAGCCAACAACATGAATAA
- a CDS encoding DUF4186 domain-containing protein, with the protein MMPFQPDVLWRRLQSSPFRARFRLNAKDQTYLEGKGLPLILSHARDFIDRRLAAAHPKNDGKQTPMRGHPVFVAQHATATCCRGCLEKWHDIAQGVALDEQQKDYIVQVIALWLVRRGGAGDVSGTNIFDPDRGL; encoded by the coding sequence ATGATGCCCTTTCAACCCGACGTGCTGTGGCGGCGGCTGCAAAGTTCCCCCTTCCGCGCTCGCTTCCGTTTAAATGCCAAAGACCAGACTTATCTCGAGGGCAAGGGACTGCCGCTGATCCTCAGCCATGCCCGCGATTTTATCGACCGCCGCCTGGCCGCCGCCCATCCTAAAAACGACGGCAAGCAAACCCCGATGCGTGGCCACCCGGTGTTCGTCGCCCAGCATGCCACTGCCACCTGCTGCCGCGGCTGTCTGGAAAAGTGGCACGACATAGCGCAGGGCGTCGCGCTGGACGAGCAGCAAAAGGACTATATTGTCCAGGTTATCGCGCTGTGGCTGGTACGCAGAGGCGGTGCCGGGGATGTGTCAGGCACGAATATTTTCGACCCGGATCGCGGATTGTGA
- the rcsB gene encoding response regulator transcription factor RcsB, translating into MNNLNVIIADDHPIVLFGIRKSLEQIEWVNVVGEFEDSTALINNLSKLDANVLITDLSMPGDKYGDGITLIKYIKRHYPQLSIIVLTMNNNPAILSAVLDLDIEGIVLKQGAPTDLPKALAALQKGKKFTPESVSKLLEKISASGYGDKRLSPKESEVLRLFAEGFLVTEIAKKLNRSIKTISSQKKSAMMKLGVENDIALLNYLSSVSMTPLDKD; encoded by the coding sequence ATGAATAACCTGAACGTAATTATTGCTGATGACCATCCTATCGTACTGTTTGGCATCCGGAAGTCACTTGAGCAAATTGAATGGGTGAATGTCGTTGGGGAGTTCGAAGACTCAACCGCACTGATCAACAATCTGTCCAAGCTGGACGCCAACGTGCTGATCACCGATCTGTCGATGCCGGGTGACAAGTATGGCGACGGCATCACGCTGATTAAATACATCAAGCGCCACTATCCGCAGTTGTCGATCATCGTGCTGACCATGAACAACAACCCGGCGATCCTGAGCGCGGTATTGGATCTGGATATCGAAGGCATCGTGCTGAAACAAGGCGCGCCTACCGATCTGCCGAAGGCGCTGGCCGCCCTGCAAAAAGGCAAGAAGTTCACGCCGGAAAGCGTCTCCAAACTGCTGGAGAAGATCAGCGCCAGCGGCTATGGCGACAAACGCCTGTCGCCGAAAGAGAGCGAAGTGCTGCGTCTGTTCGCCGAAGGTTTCCTGGTGACCGAAATCGCCAAGAAACTCAACCGCAGCATCAAAACCATCAGCAGCCAGAAGAAATCGGCGATGATGAAGCTGGGCGTCGAAAACGACATCGCCCTGCTCAACTACCTCTCGTCCGTCAGCATGACGCCGTTGGACAAAGACTAA
- a CDS encoding MFS transporter produces the protein MTATLCNEQQTPGVPQQIATRLAFFVAGLGMAAWAPLVPFAKARIGIDDGSLGLLLLCIGAGSMLAMPLTGFLTGKLGCRAVILMAGLGLCIDLPLLALMDSLGGMAAALLLFGAAIGMIDVAMNVQAVIVERASGKAMMSGFHGFFSIGGIAGAGGVSALLWLGLTPLQSTLLTVLAVIALLTLASRHLLRESGADDGGPMFVLPRGWVMFIGILCFIMFLAEGSMLDWSALFLTTLRGVEHSQAGLGYALFSITMTLGRLNGDRVVNSLGRYRVLLLGSLCAALGLSLAIAFNHAAVSLVGFMLVGLGASNVVPILFSAAGNQRDMPANLAIASVTTVGYAGILAGPALIGFIAQFSSLTAAFACVAVLLLAVAASARAVTR, from the coding sequence ATGACAGCCACCTTGTGCAATGAACAGCAAACGCCCGGCGTTCCTCAACAGATCGCCACCCGTCTGGCCTTTTTCGTCGCCGGTCTCGGCATGGCCGCCTGGGCGCCGCTGGTCCCCTTCGCCAAAGCGCGCATCGGTATCGATGACGGCTCGCTCGGCCTGTTGCTGCTCTGTATCGGCGCCGGCTCCATGCTGGCGATGCCGCTGACCGGTTTCCTGACCGGCAAACTGGGTTGCCGTGCGGTGATCCTGATGGCCGGGCTGGGGTTGTGCATCGATCTGCCGCTGTTGGCGCTAATGGATTCCCTCGGCGGCATGGCCGCGGCGCTGCTGCTGTTCGGTGCGGCGATCGGCATGATCGACGTAGCGATGAACGTGCAGGCGGTGATCGTCGAACGCGCCAGCGGCAAGGCGATGATGTCCGGGTTTCACGGTTTCTTCAGCATCGGCGGCATTGCCGGCGCCGGCGGCGTCAGCGCGCTGCTGTGGCTGGGGCTGACGCCGCTGCAATCCACCCTGCTCACCGTGCTGGCGGTAATCGCGCTGCTGACGCTGGCCAGCCGCCATCTGCTGCGTGAGAGCGGCGCCGATGACGGCGGGCCGATGTTCGTCTTGCCGCGCGGCTGGGTGATGTTCATCGGCATTCTGTGCTTTATCATGTTTCTGGCGGAAGGATCGATGCTCGACTGGAGCGCGCTGTTTCTCACCACATTGCGCGGCGTCGAACACAGTCAGGCCGGTCTGGGCTATGCGCTATTTTCCATCACCATGACGCTCGGCCGGCTCAATGGCGATCGGGTGGTGAACTCGCTGGGCCGCTACCGGGTGCTGCTGCTGGGCAGCCTGTGCGCCGCTCTCGGCCTGAGTCTGGCCATCGCCTTCAATCACGCGGCCGTTTCGCTGGTCGGTTTCATGCTGGTCGGGCTGGGCGCCTCGAACGTCGTACCGATCCTGTTCAGCGCCGCAGGCAACCAGCGCGACATGCCGGCCAATTTGGCGATCGCCTCCGTCACTACCGTCGGCTATGCCGGTATTCTGGCCGGCCCGGCGTTGATCGGCTTCATCGCTCAGTTTTCCAGCCTGACGGCGGCCTTCGCTTGCGTAGCCGTTCTGCTGTTGGCGGTGGCCGCCAGCGCCAGGGCCGTCACTCGCTGA